One genomic region from Vibrio cyclitrophicus encodes:
- the hisC gene encoding histidinol-phosphate transaminase produces MTSFIDNLVPQAVKKLIPYQSARRIGGDGRVWLNANELESALFQNETSYNRYPDFFPQDIAKAYQAYCGTDAETLAVRGADEAIDLLIRTFCKPASDNILICSPTYAMYEFCADALAIETLDSPLQEDFSLDVADIVKKADRANIVFLCSPNNPTGNVIPKSDLIQVLEGTEGKSLVVVDEAYIEFEPQTSAVSLIERYPHLVVIRTLSKAFGLAAVRCGFILASKNVMQYVAKLIPPYPMPDCSSQIVLEALSAERILVMSDATSKLVELRDRFADELTQFDFIEHVYPSSTNFILLRQKPGHEVFSVLAKDGIVTRNQNHEPALRNCVRITIGSPESMTEVIASLASYQAQLQQKQQSQEPQFQLDKNHI; encoded by the coding sequence TTGACATCATTTATTGACAACTTAGTGCCTCAGGCTGTAAAAAAATTAATACCTTATCAATCGGCAAGAAGAATTGGTGGTGACGGACGTGTTTGGTTAAATGCCAACGAGTTGGAAAGCGCTTTGTTTCAAAACGAGACTAGTTATAACCGTTATCCAGATTTTTTTCCGCAAGATATTGCCAAGGCTTACCAAGCTTATTGTGGAACTGATGCCGAGACCTTAGCCGTTCGAGGAGCAGATGAAGCGATTGATTTGCTGATCAGAACATTCTGCAAACCAGCGAGCGATAATATACTGATTTGCTCCCCAACGTACGCGATGTATGAATTTTGTGCCGACGCATTGGCGATTGAAACACTCGACTCCCCATTACAGGAAGATTTTAGCCTAGATGTCGCTGATATCGTCAAAAAAGCCGATCGAGCAAATATTGTTTTTCTGTGTTCACCAAATAACCCGACGGGTAACGTGATTCCTAAATCAGATTTGATTCAGGTGCTTGAGGGAACCGAAGGTAAATCTTTGGTGGTGGTGGATGAAGCGTATATTGAATTTGAACCTCAGACGTCGGCGGTGAGCCTTATTGAGCGTTATCCTCATCTAGTGGTGATTCGTACTTTGTCGAAAGCGTTTGGATTAGCAGCTGTTCGTTGTGGTTTTATTCTGGCGAGTAAAAATGTGATGCAGTATGTCGCTAAGCTTATTCCGCCTTACCCAATGCCTGATTGCTCTTCTCAAATTGTATTGGAGGCTTTATCTGCTGAACGAATCTTGGTGATGTCAGATGCAACTTCAAAGCTTGTGGAGTTACGTGACCGCTTTGCTGACGAGCTAACGCAGTTTGATTTCATAGAACATGTCTATCCATCATCGACCAACTTCATTTTATTACGCCAAAAACCAGGACATGAAGTGTTCAGTGTATTGGCGAAAGATGGCATTGTGACCAGGAACCAAAACCATGAACCTGCATTACGCAACTGTGTTCGGATCACTATTGGTAGCCCTGAGAGTATGACTGAAGTTATAGCGTCACTAGCAAGCTACCAAGCACAGTTACAACAGAAACAACAATCTCAAGAACCTCAATTTCAACTTGATAAAAATCATATCTAG
- a CDS encoding ABC transporter substrate-binding protein, whose amino-acid sequence MKKIILGIACAAALLGTTVQAKEIRLASDFTYPPFNYKNSEGVPVGFDIEIADALCEQAKLECTWVSQSWDSLIPSLLARKSDVIMASMRITEERKSKILFTDKYYQTPAVFVAAKSAKFDIDKQGLDGKTIGVQQGTIHDRYVTDKFGDVANIKRYTGQDEVYLDLQNGRLDVTFGNSDQLSLAFLDKKEGEGFEFKGKAVTDKAYIGEGTALALRKQDSKLANQFNVAIEEIRANGTYDKIAAKYFTFDIYGSDL is encoded by the coding sequence ATGAAAAAGATAATACTAGGAATCGCTTGTGCGGCCGCTTTACTTGGTACCACTGTACAGGCAAAAGAAATCCGTTTGGCGTCAGATTTTACGTATCCGCCATTCAATTATAAAAATAGCGAAGGCGTACCTGTTGGCTTTGATATTGAAATAGCTGACGCCTTGTGTGAACAGGCAAAATTAGAGTGTACTTGGGTTTCGCAAAGCTGGGATTCATTAATTCCTAGCTTATTAGCAAGAAAGTCAGATGTGATTATGGCGTCTATGCGCATTACCGAAGAACGTAAAAGCAAAATATTGTTTACGGATAAGTACTACCAAACACCCGCTGTGTTTGTTGCAGCCAAAAGTGCAAAGTTTGATATTGATAAGCAAGGTCTCGATGGTAAAACTATTGGAGTACAGCAAGGAACGATTCACGATCGTTACGTAACCGACAAGTTTGGGGATGTCGCAAACATCAAGCGTTATACTGGGCAAGATGAAGTTTATTTGGACCTGCAAAATGGTCGCTTAGATGTGACTTTTGGTAATTCAGATCAACTTTCACTGGCTTTCTTAGATAAGAAAGAAGGTGAGGGTTTTGAATTCAAGGGTAAAGCCGTAACGGATAAAGCCTATATCGGTGAGGGTACTGCGTTAGCACTTAGAAAGCAGGATTCGAAGCTAGCTAATCAATTCAATGTTGCGATTGAAGAGATCAGAGCTAACGGTACTTATGACAAAATTGCTGCCAAGTACTTCACGTTTGATATCTATGGCAGTGATTTATAG